Proteins encoded by one window of Roseibium sp. Sym1:
- a CDS encoding DUF2493 domain-containing protein: MTAETTSSGLRVIVCGGRDYNDYDAVFAALDRIHAERPIQHLWHGNSRGADTCAHVWGMNRKREVSVHPVPAKWSMHGRRAGPLRNQKMLGKGIDLVIAFPGGDGTADMVRRARKAGVEVFEIT; this comes from the coding sequence ATGACCGCAGAGACCACTAGTTCCGGGCTTAGGGTCATTGTCTGCGGTGGCCGGGACTACAACGACTACGACGCGGTATTTGCGGCTCTGGACAGGATACACGCGGAACGCCCAATCCAACATCTGTGGCACGGCAATTCCCGCGGCGCGGACACCTGCGCCCACGTCTGGGGAATGAATAGGAAACGCGAAGTTAGTGTTCATCCGGTTCCGGCGAAGTGGTCGATGCACGGCCGCCGAGCCGGGCCGCTTAGAAACCAGAAGATGCTCGGTAAGGGAATCGATCTCGTTATTGCATTTCCTGGTGGTGATGGCACAGCCGATATGGTTCGCCGTGCCCGCAAGGCTGGTGTTGAAGTCTTCGAGATTACTTAG
- a CDS encoding DUF7352 domain-containing protein has protein sequence METIWKFTISPTDEVSIQMPEGATVLSAGVQGETMCLWAQVNPEKKTVVRRFYVVGTGHLMPIGSLRFIDTVQMMNGALVFHIFEAC, from the coding sequence ATGGAAACAATCTGGAAATTCACGATCTCTCCGACTGACGAGGTGTCCATCCAGATGCCGGAAGGTGCCACTGTTCTTTCCGCAGGCGTGCAGGGGGAAACCATGTGTCTTTGGGCACAAGTCAATCCTGAGAAGAAAACGGTTGTGAGGCGCTTCTATGTCGTCGGCACGGGCCATCTGATGCCAATCGGATCACTGCGCTTCATCGACACCGTTCAGATGATGAACGGAGCACTGGTCTTTCACATCTTCGAAGCATGCTAA
- a CDS encoding helix-turn-helix domain-containing protein, giving the protein MTQEAVAPQLGISRAQLANLEANRSEPSLKVLRSAMEVFSHSADWFLGNDNS; this is encoded by the coding sequence ATGACCCAAGAAGCGGTTGCGCCGCAGCTCGGCATTTCTCGTGCTCAACTCGCCAATCTCGAAGCCAATCGCAGCGAGCCTTCCCTGAAGGTTCTGCGCTCCGCAATGGAAGTTTTCAGCCACAGCGCCGACTGGTTTCTTGGCAACGACAACTCGTGA
- a CDS encoding DUF983 domain-containing protein: protein MTPSLHCAKHCPNCGACARNQKGPDMATFLTAIGVYVLVVVALALIIKFAIRVLN, encoded by the coding sequence TTGACGCCATCACTTCACTGCGCAAAGCACTGCCCAAATTGCGGTGCCTGCGCGCGTAATCAGAAAGGCCCGGACATGGCGACCTTTCTCACTGCCATCGGGGTTTATGTGCTGGTCGTTGTTGCGCTCGCGCTCATCATAAAATTCGCCATAAGGGTGCTAAATTAG
- a CDS encoding helix-turn-helix domain-containing protein gives MKRIMLGMSQEKLGEHLGITFQQIQKYEKGTNRIGSGRLFDIANAFGVEPGFFFEGLTSSGDVSVADQTIMDAANVPGALDLLRSFERLGPKCRQALLQSAKGMIEATA, from the coding sequence ATGAAACGCATTATGCTCGGCATGAGCCAGGAAAAGCTTGGCGAGCATCTCGGCATCACCTTCCAGCAGATACAAAAATATGAGAAAGGCACCAATCGGATCGGCTCTGGTCGTCTTTTCGATATCGCGAACGCGTTCGGCGTCGAGCCTGGTTTTTTCTTCGAGGGGCTGACATCTTCCGGCGATGTTTCCGTCGCAGACCAGACGATTATGGACGCAGCGAACGTGCCAGGTGCGTTGGATTTACTCCGATCGTTCGAGCGCTTGGGGCCCAAGTGCCGGCAGGCGCTTCTTCAGTCAGCCAAAGGCATGATTGAAGCGACGGCGTAG